A section of the Rhodospirillales bacterium genome encodes:
- a CDS encoding efflux RND transporter permease subunit, which produces MKFGHFFVERPIFAAVIAIIMVMVGAIAYVNLPVAQYPEVVPPTIVVSAAYPGADAKTIADTVANPLEAAVNGVENMLYMSSNSTADGSMSLTITFKIGTDLDLAQVQVQNRVSTALPRLPDDVRRLGVSANKSSPDFLMVVHLLSPDSTLDQLYISNYASLHVKDELTRIDGVGQARIFGEREYAIRIWLDPDKLAARDLTGDDVVNALRAQNIQVSGGSLGQPPAPADNAFQYTVTTQGRFSTPEQFRSVIVKNQDGRVTYLSDVARVELGAKSYGLNSYLDGKQAVAIGIFQRPGSNALATADKVKARMEELQKDFPKGLEYTIVYNPTEYISDSIDAVYHTIFEAILLVVLVILIFLQSWRAAIIPILAIPVSLICTFAIMDGFGFSLNLLTLFGLVLAIGIVVDDAIVVVENIERHIAEGKTPKQAARLTLDEVGGAVIAIALVLCAVFVPTAFIPGMSGQFYKQFAMTIAVATVLSAFNSLTLSPAIAALLFKPHDAHAKRGLFGRAADGFNNGFNRLSHGYSRMVGLVVRRSFLMLLIYGGLVFATVFMAGKVPTGFIPMQDQGYAIVVVQLPDGASLARTDAVVKRATKIMLDTPGVQNAVGFSGLSGATFTFASNSGAIFARFKDFDQRLKAGPSQTMGAIIGNLQQRLGAIEDAFIIVIPPPPVRGIGSAGGYKMMIEDKGGVGLPALMAAANGLIGQANQTPGLKSVYTTFTASAPQVHLDIDRVKAQMLGIPLANVFGALQVYLGSAYVNDFNAFGHVYQVIAQAQQDNRVRPEDISGLKTRNNAGQTVPLGTLVSMAETTGAGLIQRYNQSVAIAVSGDTAPGYSSGDSLHKMEKLAKNLPPGIGWEWTELALQQIEAGNAALYIFALSVVFVFLVLSAKYESWTLPVAIILIVPMSVLAALIGVHLRGMDDNILTQIGFVVLIGLAAKNAILIVEFARHRQEHGETMIQAVVEACRLRLRPILMTSFAFILGVVPLVLATGPGAEMRQSMGTAVFAGMLGVTFFGLILTPVFYGLIQKITGRTGPQKPLHTVPADGDDPWADEVAQTHMDADEVAQTHMDADEVAQTHMDADEVAQTHMDADEKEDPFA; this is translated from the coding sequence ATGAAATTCGGGCATTTCTTCGTCGAACGCCCGATTTTCGCGGCCGTCATCGCGATCATCATGGTGATGGTCGGGGCGATCGCCTATGTCAACCTGCCGGTCGCGCAATACCCCGAAGTCGTCCCGCCCACCATCGTCGTTTCCGCCGCCTATCCCGGCGCCGATGCCAAGACCATCGCCGACACGGTCGCGAACCCGCTTGAGGCCGCGGTCAACGGCGTCGAGAACATGTTGTACATGTCCTCCAACTCCACCGCCGACGGGTCGATGAGCCTGACCATCACCTTCAAGATCGGCACCGACCTCGATCTCGCGCAGGTGCAGGTGCAAAACCGCGTCAGCACCGCCCTGCCCCGCCTGCCAGACGACGTCCGCCGTCTGGGCGTTTCGGCCAATAAATCCTCGCCCGACTTTTTGATGGTCGTGCACCTGCTTTCGCCCGATTCCACGCTCGACCAGCTTTACATCTCCAACTACGCCTCGCTGCACGTGAAGGACGAACTGACCCGCATCGACGGCGTAGGCCAGGCACGCATTTTCGGCGAACGCGAATACGCGATCCGCATCTGGCTCGACCCGGACAAGCTCGCCGCCCGAGATCTGACCGGGGACGACGTGGTCAATGCCCTGCGCGCCCAGAATATTCAGGTGTCGGGCGGTTCTCTGGGCCAGCCGCCCGCCCCCGCCGACAACGCCTTCCAGTATACGGTGACGACGCAGGGGCGCTTTTCGACACCTGAACAATTCCGCTCGGTCATCGTCAAAAATCAGGATGGACGCGTCACCTATCTTTCCGATGTCGCGCGCGTTGAACTCGGCGCAAAAAGCTACGGCTTGAACTCGTACCTCGACGGCAAGCAGGCGGTCGCGATCGGGATTTTCCAGCGCCCCGGATCGAACGCGCTGGCCACCGCCGACAAGGTCAAGGCCCGGATGGAGGAACTGCAAAAGGATTTTCCCAAGGGGCTTGAATACACGATCGTCTACAACCCGACCGAATACATTTCGGATTCCATTGACGCGGTCTATCACACGATCTTCGAGGCGATCCTGCTCGTCGTCCTCGTCATCCTGATTTTCCTGCAATCATGGCGCGCGGCGATCATCCCGATCCTCGCCATTCCCGTTTCGTTGATCTGCACTTTCGCGATCATGGACGGGTTCGGGTTCTCGCTTAACCTGCTTACCCTGTTCGGCCTCGTGTTGGCCATCGGCATCGTGGTCGACGACGCCATCGTCGTGGTCGAAAACATCGAACGCCACATCGCCGAAGGCAAGACGCCAAAACAGGCCGCGCGCCTGACGCTGGACGAGGTCGGCGGCGCGGTAATCGCAATCGCCCTTGTCCTGTGCGCGGTGTTCGTGCCCACCGCCTTCATCCCCGGCATGTCGGGCCAGTTTTACAAACAGTTCGCGATGACCATCGCCGTGGCGACGGTGCTTTCGGCGTTCAATTCGCTTACCCTTTCGCCCGCGATTGCCGCGTTGCTGTTCAAACCGCATGACGCGCACGCGAAACGCGGCCTGTTCGGGCGCGCCGCCGACGGGTTCAACAACGGCTTCAACCGGCTAAGCCACGGCTACAGCCGCATGGTAGGCCTGGTCGTGCGGCGCAGCTTTCTGATGCTGCTGATCTATGGCGGGCTGGTTTTCGCCACCGTCTTCATGGCGGGCAAGGTGCCCACGGGCTTTATCCCGATGCAGGATCAGGGATACGCCATCGTCGTCGTCCAGTTGCCGGACGGGGCGTCGCTTGCGCGCACCGACGCGGTGGTCAAACGCGCGACCAAAATCATGCTTGATACGCCCGGCGTGCAAAACGCGGTCGGTTTCTCGGGCCTTTCCGGCGCGACCTTCACCTTCGCGTCCAATTCCGGCGCGATTTTCGCGCGCTTTAAGGATTTCGACCAACGACTAAAGGCCGGCCCGTCGCAAACCATGGGCGCGATCATCGGCAACCTGCAACAGCGCCTTGGCGCGATCGAGGATGCCTTCATCATCGTCATTCCGCCCCCGCCCGTGCGCGGCATCGGCTCCGCCGGCGGCTACAAGATGATGATCGAGGACAAGGGCGGCGTCGGTCTGCCCGCCTTGATGGCGGCGGCAAACGGCCTGATCGGACAGGCCAACCAGACGCCGGGGCTGAAATCCGTTTACACCACCTTCACCGCCAGCGCGCCTCAGGTGCATCTGGACATCGACCGGGTCAAGGCGCAGATGCTGGGCATCCCGCTTGCCAACGTATTCGGCGCGTTGCAGGTCTATCTCGGCTCGGCCTACGTCAACGACTTCAACGCCTTTGGCCATGTGTATCAGGTGATCGCGCAGGCGCAGCAGGATAACCGCGTCCGGCCCGAAGACATATCCGGCCTGAAAACCCGTAACAACGCGGGCCAGACCGTGCCGCTGGGCACGTTGGTCAGCATGGCCGAAACCACCGGCGCGGGCCTGATCCAACGTTACAACCAGTCGGTCGCCATCGCGGTGTCGGGCGACACCGCGCCGGGCTACAGCTCGGGCGACTCCCTCCATAAGATGGAGAAACTGGCCAAAAACCTGCCCCCCGGTATCGGCTGGGAATGGACGGAACTGGCCCTCCAGCAGATCGAGGCCGGGAATGCCGCCCTGTATATCTTCGCGCTGTCCGTTGTCTTCGTGTTTCTGGTGCTTTCGGCGAAATACGAAAGCTGGACCTTGCCCGTGGCGATCATCCTGATCGTGCCGATGTCGGTGCTGGCCGCGCTGATCGGCGTCCACCTGCGCGGGATGGATGACAACATCCTTACCCAGATCGGCTTCGTGGTGCTGATCGGCCTTGCCGCCAAGAACGCGATCCTGATCGTCGAATTCGCGCGCCATCGGCAAGAACACGGCGAAACCATGATTCAGGCGGTGGTCGAGGCATGCCGCCTGCGTCTGCGTCCGATCCTGATGACGTCCTTCGCCTTTATTCTGGGTGTCGTGCCGCTGGTGTTGGCCACGGGTCCGGGTGCGGAAATGCGCCAGTCCATGGGCACCGCGGTGTTCGCGGGCATGCTGGGCGTCACCTTCTTCGGCCTGATCCTGACGCCGGTATTCTATGGCTTGATCCAGAAAATCACCGGCCGCACCGGCCCGCAAAAACCGCTCCATACCGTCCCGGCGGATGGGGATGACCCCTGGGCGGACGAAGTCGCCCAAACGCATATGGATGCGGACGAAGTCGCCCAAACGCATATGGATGCGGACGAAGTCGCCCAAACGCATATGGATGCGGACGAAGTCGCCCAAACGCATATGGATGCGGACGAAAAAGAAGACCCGTTCGCATGA
- a CDS encoding site-specific DNA-methyltransferase, with protein sequence MTESLIQIPFRLERPTPPFEGDEIRYPEALVRHFLKKYTKPGDRVFDPFTGLGTTLFVAEEMKRIPFGVEADVKRFEWVAGQLEHWQNLVPGDAAKLARYGLPKMDFCMTSPPYMPRHHRWNPLFAGNPRHAGYDVYLRRMALIFGNIAPLMKKNAALVVQADNLHHGKRFTPLVRDIAACVARGFDQEDEIIVRWSPAKQGYPHTHCLIFRKK encoded by the coding sequence ATGACGGAATCCCTGATCCAGATTCCTTTCCGGCTTGAGCGCCCGACGCCGCCGTTTGAAGGCGACGAGATCCGTTATCCCGAAGCGCTGGTCCGCCATTTCCTCAAAAAATATACCAAGCCCGGCGACAGGGTATTCGACCCGTTCACCGGCCTTGGCACGACATTGTTCGTGGCCGAGGAGATGAAGCGCATCCCTTTCGGCGTCGAGGCCGACGTCAAACGCTTTGAATGGGTCGCGGGGCAACTGGAACACTGGCAAAATCTGGTCCCTGGCGACGCGGCAAAACTTGCGCGCTACGGCTTGCCGAAGATGGATTTCTGCATGACCTCGCCGCCTTACATGCCGCGGCACCATCGCTGGAACCCGCTTTTCGCGGGCAACCCGCGCCATGCGGGCTATGACGTCTATTTAAGGCGCATGGCGCTGATCTTCGGCAACATCGCGCCGTTGATGAAAAAGAACGCGGCACTGGTCGTACAGGCCGACAATCTGCACCACGGTAAACGCTTCACGCCGCTGGTGCGCGATATCGCCGCCTGCGTCGCCCGCGGCTTCGATCAGGAAGATGAAATCATCGTCCGTTGGTCGCCCGCGAAACAGGGCTATCCCCATACCCACTGCCTGATCTTCCGCAAAAAATAA
- a CDS encoding cytochrome c1: protein MKTKLLLSLSVSALLAFAPQALATSDAASPAPSDAAASLPAPDVSASVPVADPAPAPEAAPTQDATQDATEDAANDAATAATVQGATEDGSSAEAQQKIAEADAAAPAPQPEMHSHDVPVPPQMNWSWMGAFGTFDRASLQRGFQVYRQVCSACHSMNLVYYRNLSALGYNEDEIKAIAADASVPDGPNDEGEMYERPGRPSDHFKAPFANDQAARAANGGALPPDLSLIIRARANGPDYVHGILTGYTEAPAGFALNPGMNYNEYFPGHQIAMPQPLSDGAVTYDDGTIASMDQEARDVVTFLAWASEPRMELRKQTGIKAILFLIVLAGLMYATKRRVWKDLH from the coding sequence ATGAAGACCAAGCTCCTTCTTTCCCTGTCCGTTTCGGCGCTGCTGGCTTTCGCGCCGCAGGCGCTCGCGACTTCCGATGCGGCTTCGCCCGCGCCTTCAGACGCCGCCGCAAGTTTGCCCGCACCGGATGTTTCGGCTTCCGTTCCTGTGGCCGATCCGGCGCCGGCACCCGAGGCCGCCCCCACCCAAGATGCCACCCAAGATGCCACCGAGGATGCCGCGAACGATGCCGCCACGGCGGCTACGGTTCAGGGCGCGACCGAGGATGGCAGCAGTGCCGAGGCACAACAGAAAATCGCCGAGGCGGACGCCGCCGCGCCCGCGCCGCAACCCGAGATGCACTCGCACGACGTGCCGGTGCCGCCGCAGATGAACTGGTCGTGGATGGGCGCGTTCGGCACGTTCGATCGCGCATCGCTGCAACGCGGGTTTCAGGTTTACAGGCAGGTCTGTTCCGCCTGTCACTCGATGAACCTTGTCTATTACCGCAACCTTTCGGCGCTGGGGTATAACGAGGACGAAATCAAGGCGATCGCCGCCGATGCCAGCGTTCCCGACGGTCCGAACGACGAGGGCGAGATGTATGAGCGCCCGGGCCGTCCGTCCGACCATTTCAAGGCGCCGTTCGCGAACGATCAGGCCGCGCGCGCCGCGAATGGCGGCGCGTTGCCGCCCGATCTGTCGCTGATCATTCGCGCCCGCGCCAACGGGCCGGATTACGTGCACGGCATCCTGACCGGTTATACCGAGGCGCCGGCGGGGTTCGCCCTTAATCCGGGCATGAACTACAACGAATATTTCCCCGGCCACCAGATCGCGATGCCGCAGCCCTTGAGCGACGGGGCGGTCACGTATGACGATGGCACGATCGCATCGATGGATCAGGAGGCGCGCGACGTCGTCACCTTCCTGGCCTGGGCGTCGGAGCCCCGGATGGAGCTGCGCAAGCAGACGGGCATCAAGGCGATCCTGTTCCTGATCGTGCTGGCCGGTTTGATGTATGCGACCAAGCGCCGGGTCTGGAAGGATTTGCACTAA
- a CDS encoding SDR family oxidoreductase — protein MSMRFANRVVVVTGGASGIGLAAVAAFLEEGASVLAADIDEARLEAAVEAAPREYAKRLTPVVCDSGNARQVAAMVGHAMNRLGGLDVLVTSAGIVRRAPFSEISEADFDAILRSNLKGTFLCVQAAAHAMGECIARGRDTLGSIVMLANDTSFSALPHMVPHAIAAAGVERMARSLARPLAQAGIRINALGAGPTDTPMLARAAGNGKTALNAGLARQAQGRVLAPEDVAQAVLYLASADSATITGQTIGTGAD, from the coding sequence GTGTCCATGCGGTTCGCCAACCGGGTGGTGGTGGTAACGGGCGGGGCTTCCGGTATCGGGCTTGCCGCCGTTGCCGCATTCCTTGAGGAGGGGGCCAGCGTTCTGGCCGCCGATATCGACGAGGCGCGGCTGGAAGCGGCGGTCGAGGCCGCACCGCGCGAATACGCCAAACGCCTGACGCCCGTGGTCTGCGATTCCGGAAATGCGCGGCAGGTCGCGGCCATGGTCGGGCATGCGATGAACAGGCTTGGCGGGTTGGATGTGCTGGTCACCAGTGCCGGGATCGTGCGCCGGGCCCCTTTTTCCGAAATTTCCGAGGCCGATTTCGATGCGATTTTACGCAGCAATCTTAAAGGTACATTTTTGTGCGTTCAGGCGGCGGCCCACGCGATGGGCGAATGCATCGCGCGCGGGCGCGACACGCTGGGCAGCATCGTGATGCTGGCCAACGACACGTCGTTTTCGGCGCTGCCGCACATGGTGCCGCACGCCATTGCCGCCGCAGGGGTGGAGCGGATGGCGCGTTCGCTGGCCCGTCCATTGGCGCAGGCGGGCATCCGCATCAACGCGCTGGGCGCGGGGCCGACCGATACGCCGATGTTGGCACGCGCGGCGGGCAATGGGAAAACCGCGCTGAACGCCGGGCTTGCGCGGCAGGCGCAGGGCCGCGTGCTGGCGCCGGAGGACGTCGCGCAGGCGGTCTTGTATCTGGCCAGCGCCGATTCAGCCACGATCACCGGACAAACCATCGGAACGGGAGCCGATTGA
- a CDS encoding DUF924 domain-containing protein translates to MKDSRAAILDFWFVETRPAQWFQKNPDFDALIRERFGADYDLGIAGIYDSWAGEADGCLALCILFDQFPRNMFRETARAFATDERALDVAERALAARFDALLSVQKRRFLYLPFEHAEDLAHQDRSVALFEAMQKEDPTGYAYALRHRDVIARFGRFPHRNAALGRGSTPDEVAYLAGPDAGF, encoded by the coding sequence ATGAAGGATAGCAGAGCCGCCATTCTGGATTTTTGGTTCGTGGAAACGCGGCCCGCGCAGTGGTTTCAGAAAAACCCTGATTTCGATGCGCTGATCCGCGAGCGTTTCGGTGCGGATTACGATCTGGGCATCGCGGGCATATACGATAGCTGGGCCGGGGAGGCGGACGGATGTCTGGCGCTGTGCATCCTGTTCGACCAGTTCCCGCGCAACATGTTTCGTGAAACAGCCCGCGCCTTTGCCACCGACGAAAGGGCGCTCGACGTGGCCGAACGCGCGTTGGCAGCGCGGTTCGATGCGCTGTTGTCCGTGCAAAAGCGACGATTTTTATACCTGCCTTTCGAGCATGCCGAGGACCTCGCACACCAGGACCGCTCCGTGGCCCTGTTTGAAGCCATGCAAAAGGAGGATCCAACGGGGTATGCGTATGCGTTGCGCCACCGTGACGTCATCGCCCGGTTCGGGCGGTTTCCGCATCGCAATGCGGCGCTGGGGCGTGGGTCGACGCCGGATGAGGTCGCCTATCTGGCGGGGCCGGACGCGGGGTTTTGA
- a CDS encoding efflux RND transporter periplasmic adaptor subunit: MQKIKPFFLVLFLLAGCLPLLAACDQGKDQNAGGKAGAMGGGMPAMPVTVAQPVKGPVSEYRDFAGWFEAVESVDIRARVSGYLTKTEFTDGTIVHKGDPLFVIDPRPFEAALHQREADRTMAASQVAAAKSDYDRAADLYKTGDVSAALLDQRRAARDSAVAAVAAAQAAVDSAKLDLAYTRITAPIDGRIGRALVTPGNLVAAGQNVLTSIVSIDPIYFYFNIDEPTYLAYARRVADPAQTGGTPKIPVDLGLGDEKDYPYAGAVDFIDNTLAQGTGTMRARAVVPNANGLMTPGMFGRARFRIGGQSDGILIPDDAVVIDQSRKLVYVVGPDNIVAARTIETGPLYHGLRIVTKGLDGSEWIVVNGIQRAHEGAPVAPTRTEIKQDDQPGDMSNLPPPSAAPADNETADKPADSGLPNSGQTDSGQKDKAQ, from the coding sequence ATGCAAAAGATAAAACCGTTTTTTCTCGTGTTGTTCCTGCTGGCGGGCTGCCTGCCGCTGCTCGCCGCCTGCGATCAGGGCAAGGACCAGAATGCGGGCGGCAAGGCCGGCGCCATGGGCGGTGGCATGCCTGCGATGCCGGTGACCGTGGCCCAACCCGTGAAAGGCCCGGTCAGCGAATACCGCGATTTCGCCGGCTGGTTCGAAGCGGTTGAAAGCGTCGACATCCGCGCACGCGTGTCGGGCTATCTGACCAAAACCGAATTTACCGACGGCACAATCGTCCACAAGGGCGACCCGCTTTTCGTCATCGACCCCCGCCCGTTCGAAGCGGCACTGCACCAGCGCGAGGCCGACCGCACCATGGCCGCAAGCCAGGTCGCCGCCGCCAAAAGCGACTATGACCGCGCGGCCGACCTGTACAAGACCGGCGACGTTTCCGCCGCCCTGCTCGACCAGCGCCGCGCTGCGCGCGACAGTGCGGTGGCGGCGGTGGCGGCGGCGCAGGCCGCGGTCGATTCCGCCAAACTCGATCTTGCCTACACCCGCATCACAGCCCCCATCGATGGGCGCATCGGCCGCGCGCTGGTGACCCCCGGCAATCTGGTGGCCGCGGGCCAGAACGTGCTGACCAGCATCGTTTCGATCGACCCGATCTACTTCTATTTCAACATCGACGAACCCACCTATCTGGCCTACGCCCGCCGCGTTGCCGACCCGGCGCAGACCGGCGGAACGCCTAAAATTCCGGTCGATCTGGGCCTTGGCGACGAAAAGGATTACCCATATGCCGGCGCGGTTGATTTCATCGACAACACGTTGGCGCAGGGCACGGGCACGATGCGCGCCCGCGCGGTGGTGCCCAACGCGAACGGCCTGATGACGCCCGGCATGTTCGGCCGTGCGCGTTTTCGCATTGGCGGCCAAAGCGACGGCATCCTGATCCCCGACGACGCGGTGGTGATCGACCAGTCGCGCAAGCTGGTTTACGTGGTCGGCCCGGATAATATCGTCGCTGCACGGACAATCGAAACCGGCCCGCTTTATCACGGCCTGCGCATCGTCACCAAGGGGTTGGACGGCAGCGAATGGATCGTCGTCAACGGCATCCAGCGCGCGCACGAAGGCGCGCCCGTGGCGCCCACCCGCACCGAAATAAAGCAAGATGATCAACCGGGCGACATGTCCAACCTACCGCCCCCGTCAGCCGCCCCAGCCGACAATGAAACTGCGGACAAACCTGCAGATTCCGGGCTGCCGAATTCCGGACAAACGGACTCCGGACAAAAGGATAAGGCGCAATGA
- a CDS encoding RimK family alpha-L-glutamate ligase, with amino-acid sequence MKIWLFFHGPLQEGYPEAHEILRICDEAEKRGIDYAVLNPDLIDLLVDSKGEWSAIYEGKRLGLPDVIIPRTGTETTYTGYSVMRFYERLGVPFLNTPRIVETVADKLHTLQVLAAHGIPVPRTMLGKYPPDCDMIEREFGFPLVVKTLKGTRGGGVFLAETRDKFKDLIDLIAESGAQNHVIFQKYVNASHGRDLRVFIVGGKVHAVMERQSTSGSFKSNISRGGAGKPHPITPEIAKLALDVAHQLRLEVTGVDLLFDENGFTVCEANSSPGFSGLESSCNINAAGLILDAAIAKSGKKLPRMGNGLKAIGAAAGALWGRVFGRGKARTVAAPVRPVAPASAPQDLQGTPMDMAA; translated from the coding sequence ATGAAAATCTGGCTGTTTTTTCACGGTCCCTTGCAGGAAGGCTATCCTGAAGCGCATGAAATTCTGCGCATCTGCGATGAAGCGGAAAAGCGCGGCATCGATTATGCCGTCCTCAACCCCGATCTGATCGACCTGCTGGTCGATTCCAAGGGGGAATGGAGCGCGATTTACGAAGGCAAGCGTCTGGGGCTGCCCGATGTCATCATTCCGCGCACGGGGACCGAAACGACCTATACCGGCTATTCGGTCATGCGGTTTTACGAACGGCTGGGCGTGCCGTTTCTGAATACGCCGCGGATCGTCGAAACCGTGGCCGACAAGCTGCATACCTTGCAGGTGCTGGCCGCGCACGGCATTCCGGTGCCGCGCACGATGCTGGGCAAATATCCGCCAGATTGCGACATGATCGAGCGCGAATTCGGTTTTCCACTGGTGGTCAAGACGCTGAAAGGTACGCGCGGGGGCGGGGTGTTTCTGGCGGAAACGCGGGACAAGTTCAAGGATTTGATCGATCTGATCGCGGAAAGCGGCGCACAGAACCACGTCATTTTCCAAAAATACGTCAATGCCAGCCACGGGCGCGATCTGCGCGTTTTTATCGTCGGCGGCAAGGTCCATGCGGTGATGGAACGGCAATCGACTTCCGGCTCCTTCAAATCGAACATCAGCCGCGGCGGGGCAGGCAAGCCGCATCCGATCACGCCGGAGATAGCCAAGCTCGCGCTTGACGTCGCGCACCAGTTGCGGCTGGAGGTCACGGGCGTGGACCTTTTGTTCGATGAAAACGGGTTCACCGTGTGTGAGGCCAATTCAAGCCCCGGTTTCTCGGGTCTTGAATCCAGTTGCAACATCAATGCAGCGGGGCTGATCCTTGATGCCGCGATCGCCAAATCGGGCAAGAAACTGCCGAGAATGGGCAACGGCCTCAAGGCCATCGGCGCGGCTGCCGGCGCTTTGTGGGGACGGGTGTTCGGGCGCGGCAAGGCGCGCACCGTGGCGGCGCCGGTACGTCCGGTAGCGCCAGCTTCGGCGCCGCAAGATCTGCAGGGCACGCCCATGGATATGGCGGCCTGA
- a CDS encoding aldehyde dehydrogenase family protein: MPERKEILAAFGLDRIKGDLSVYSPVDGAPLGSVPQQSVEDVAAAVDAAVIAFAQWRNVPAPLRGELVRLLGEELRASKEALGRLVTQECGKILSEGLGEVQEMIDICDFAVGLSRQLYGLTMPSERPGHHMREMWHPLGPVAVITAFNFPVAVWAWNTALALVCGDSVIWKPSEKTPLCALACETIFERAVARFRDQGHAAPIKLLQTVIGGRDAGQVLAAHRQVALVSATGSSAMGRAVAQTVAGRLGRSLLELGGNNAMIVTPSADLDMAVRAILFGAVGTAGQRCTSLRRLIVHEDVYERLIPALKKAYTAVRVGNPFDAATLVGPLIDGDAYAAMRDALKQAEVEGGTIITGGAPVPVAGQGHYVTPALVEMPQQSAIVTHETFAPILYIMKYRLFDAALAMHNAVPQGLSSCIFTTDMREAEAFVSATGSDCGIANVNIGPSGAEIGGAFGGEKETGGGRESGSDSWKNYMRRQTQTVNYSSRLPLAQGVVFEV, from the coding sequence ATGCCTGAACGCAAGGAAATACTCGCGGCCTTCGGGCTTGACCGTATCAAGGGCGACCTGAGCGTTTATTCGCCGGTCGATGGCGCGCCTTTGGGGAGCGTGCCGCAGCAAAGCGTCGAGGATGTCGCGGCAGCGGTCGACGCCGCAGTCATCGCCTTTGCGCAATGGCGCAATGTGCCCGCACCGCTGCGCGGCGAGCTTGTGCGCCTGCTGGGTGAAGAATTGCGCGCATCCAAGGAGGCTTTGGGACGTCTGGTGACGCAGGAATGCGGAAAAATACTTTCCGAAGGGCTTGGCGAAGTGCAGGAGATGATCGATATCTGCGATTTCGCGGTCGGCCTTTCGCGCCAGCTTTACGGGCTGACCATGCCATCCGAACGGCCAGGCCACCACATGCGCGAAATGTGGCATCCGCTTGGTCCCGTCGCGGTCATCACCGCGTTTAATTTTCCGGTCGCGGTGTGGGCGTGGAACACGGCACTGGCGCTTGTGTGCGGCGACAGCGTGATCTGGAAGCCTTCGGAAAAAACACCTTTATGCGCGTTGGCATGCGAAACGATTTTTGAGCGCGCGGTCGCCCGTTTTCGTGACCAGGGGCATGCCGCCCCGATCAAATTGCTGCAAACCGTCATCGGCGGGCGCGATGCTGGACAGGTGCTGGCGGCGCACAGGCAAGTGGCGCTGGTTTCGGCCACGGGCAGCAGCGCGATGGGGCGCGCGGTGGCGCAAACCGTGGCCGGGCGGCTGGGCCGTTCGCTGCTTGAACTGGGCGGCAATAACGCGATGATCGTCACGCCTTCGGCGGATCTGGACATGGCGGTGCGGGCGATCTTGTTCGGCGCAGTCGGCACGGCGGGGCAGCGTTGCACCAGCCTGCGGCGGCTGATCGTGCACGAGGATGTCTATGAACGGCTGATCCCGGCGCTGAAAAAGGCGTATACCGCGGTGCGCGTTGGCAATCCATTCGATGCGGCGACGCTGGTCGGGCCGCTGATCGACGGCGATGCCTATGCGGCGATGCGCGATGCGCTCAAGCAGGCGGAGGTCGAGGGCGGAACGATCATCACGGGCGGTGCGCCGGTGCCGGTGGCGGGGCAAGGGCATTACGTCACCCCCGCATTGGTGGAAATGCCGCAGCAAAGCGCGATCGTGACGCACGAAACCTTCGCCCCGATTTTATACATCATGAAATACCGGTTGTTCGACGCGGCGCTGGCCATGCACAACGCGGTGCCGCAGGGGCTGTCATCGTGTATTTTCACCACCGACATGCGCGAGGCCGAGGCGTTCGTATCGGCAACGGGATCCGATTGCGGTATCGCCAACGTCAATATCGGTCCGTCGGGGGCGGAAATCGGCGGCGCGTTCGGCGGCGAAAAGGAAACCGGCGGCGGGCGCGAAAGCGGCTCGGATTCATGGAAAAACTATATGCGCCGCCAGACCCAGACGGTGAATTACTCCTCGCGCCTGCCTTTGGCACAAGGCGTGGTGTTCGAGGTGTAA